The following is a genomic window from Oryzias latipes chromosome 12, ASM223467v1.
aaggGAATAAGAAGGCTTTTAAACTGTTCACAGATCTACAAAAATACTCAACTGTTTATAATGTGTTTCTTTCCCCACAATTAAAGAATCTCCAACTTTTTATGACTCATACTTCAGATTCAGATTTGCAATGTCAGATGTTTTAACTTTGTTACTCGTGATGCACAACGCTGACGTTCTTTGCCCTCTGCTCTGTGGTCCGCAGAAGGTTTCTCTGTATCCAACAGGTGAAACACTGTTTACAGGTGAACGAGGCCCCCCAGGGTTCACTTGTTTGACCTGCACCAAAGTTACAGGAGGTTTTCAGATGCGACAATGTAAGCAGACAAACCCCGGTGCAGATCAAACCTCCCAGAGTGAATGTGTTCAAAGAGAAACCGATTTAACCGACCGAAAAAGTGAAAAGTGAAACCGAAGTGTAGAGAGTCCAAGTCCATGTTCAGTGACAATTtcgatgaaaagtctatgtataTACATAGTGCCAGGCCGGAATTatacaccaagtctttcatgtgtcggaatagagctgtgaaagagaaaagccacgagatttgcaccgctcgACATTttccaccaagcctcttccacatgtgtgtgtgatccGGTACGGACAGTCCAgggtgaacaccatatgctaaaaagCATGTTTTAGAGCCCGGTGTGAACCCATCTTAAGAAGAAACAATCCTTCCTTCTTTTTGCTTACCAAGTTATCGAGCATTCTCATGAGGGCCTCAAACTCTTGCTCCCCAATTAGCCACTTGGGATGCGTTGAGGACCCATCGCTTGCCGGCTCAGGGACATTTGGGCGCAACTTATACTTGGCAGGGTCCAGCATCACCAGATTGTCTGGCCCTCCAGCGCTGGCCAGTGTTCGCACCTGGAACCAATTGGATGAGTCGGTGTTAAGATGGAGGAAACCATTTCAAACGTCTGACACTAAAAAGGGTTAGATTGAGCTAGATTCCATTCCAAACCACAGATTTCAGAGGGGATAGGTAATCTAAAGCACAAAGAGGGTTCTACCTGGATCTCGCAGGCTGTGACCAGGTTGTGGATGTAATGGAAAGCTTCTTCCACCGTTTCTCCAACTGACACTAAACCATGATTCCTCAGGATGAGCACCTGAAACAACACCAAAACACTTATCTGGAGTCTCAACTTGTATAGATTCTTTTTATGCAATAATTCAGAGCTTCTACCTTGCTCTTAGGTCCAATGTTCTTCTGGATGAGAGTCGTTTCTTCGTCATCCACCAGTATGCCGTGGTAGTCGTGGTAGGCCACCTCACCGAGGGACAGTGCTTCAGGTGAGATGGGCAGGAGTCCACACTTCATGGCCGAAACCTAAACCAAAAGACGAAAGATTACGCAACAAAAAAGGCTGCAGTTGTCTTTGGTGAAACGGTTTCTTTTGCTTCTTTACCGCAGCGCCTGCTGCTGTGTGTATGTGAACAATACACTTCACATCAGGCCGGGCCGCGTAAATGGCAGAGTGAAGAGTAAAGCCAGCCTGGTTCACCCCGAGGTTGGTGCTCCCCCGGTCCACTATCTCTCCTTGGAGGTTGATCTTCACCTGGAGgacgaggcaaaaaaaaaaaaaaaaaaacaaagaatataacccttttttttgcttcaacatccataaaaactttttttaaaaaaacgaagcAAACACCTTACCAGGCTGGAAGCAGTGACTTCACTGTACAGGAGCCCAAAGGGGGCAATGAGGAAGCGCTCCTGATCAGAGTTCACTCGGACCTGAAACGCCACacacagcattttaaaattaagCTGACCTTTAACAAAAGGCTGTGGACCAAGAATATATCTACAGTGTGTTCTCTCGCTATATTACAGTTTACCATTCGGTCTCACtgagttttttcaaagcaattttgCTTACTTTTTTTCCTAGTTCATCGTTTTCTGCATCCTAATTGGCTGTAAACTtagtcaatcaatctcctctgagCTGTGTCTCTTGGTTAGTTTGCTAGTTATATAAATCATCATTTGGGAgctgatctttgttttattttataatactggactttgagagtttaagcaAAAGAGAAAAGTCAGAAAATGTTCGCGTCTGTCTAAGAAACGTGTAGGAAGTGTGCAGTAAAGGGTTTtactgccttaaaacatctataatcctacTTTAAGGACATTACATATCACCGATTATTTTTTGAAGAATGTCCATGAGCTCTAAGAGTTTACCTGAGGGGACCTGCAGTTCCTCTTCCTGTCTGCTTAGTTTGTATGGTGTCAAATCAGCGCCTAATGTGTTGCGCATCAAAACCGTAAAACGAGCTACTGGATgtcagggatgtcccgccttCCCTCCGCTTGATTGACGTCTCGCTGATTTTACGTGTGCATGTTTTAAAATCgcaaccgcaaaaaataaaagcgcaactcaaaaagaaaatttcagaatggcgagaaaaaTCAACACCTGAGAAAtatgattgtgctttgggttatgtcttttggttgcaaaatatggattttggttctcaatttatgcgtTTTGATTTGTAGATTTGGGATTTTAATTCCacggttttgatgcgcaatacattAGGCGCTGGATTTGACACCATACGTTAAGTTCATGGTAACCCGTTCGGCTAACACACCGCAGCAGTGCATTTGAAATGCAACAGTGCAGTTCTGATGTGATCGCAGTCACAGACAGAACTGAGGGCAGCCGGCATCCTAAAAGCTTACACAAAATTTCAGCTACTTTGAAAtaattgaggaaaaaaacaggtcCCATTCTAGCCATTGTGATAAATGAAACATTGTTTTGAGGTTTAACCTACCTAATATTTTAAACTACCtaattttcccccaaaaaatgtataaaaacttaacctaaaaagcatttctttatcAGTTTATAGATGTTGACGAAACCCAAATTTGGGTTATagcctcttattttttttattagaaaatttgTGGACTCAAATACTCTCCCAGAAGTCTTGACTGTTGCACTGACGATGAAGTGAGTTATAAATATCTAAAAAACTTCTTTTGCCCTCTTATTTGGAAACATAATTTGTTTTGATGACCATCAGCTATAagtactttaaattaaaaatatctaaACAGCTTCACTTaagttaaaactatttttttaattaaattaattaaaggtAAAAGCTGccagaaatgttcaaaagagTCAGAAATTGCGATCTTACGGTGAGGTGGTTGTAGATGAGCTCGGACCAACCAAACAGGTCGGCGAGCCGATAAAAGGCGGCCAGCTTGCACCGCAGCAGCTTTTCGCCTTTTTCACAAGAAATAGAGTCTGAGCCACGAAGGTCGTTGACCGGGGTCACCATCCCCAAACCTGAGGGGACACACGGGGTCATAAAGGTTAGCGGAGGTCATCACAGGGCAGAGGCTGGAGTATTcagaggaggggaaaaaaaatctatttttttaaagaaagaaggtTTTGTATCCAGAAGTTCACAGTGGATTGACTcacagcaacacaaacacagaggatCTTGGGTCCAAAAGTTGCACAGTCATTCTTATATGTGCTTACTCATGTTTAACGCTGCCATGCCTCCTTGTGGGGCAGCGGGGTACATGGAAGGCATGCTGGTGGTCATGAAGTCTGCGATCTGCTGCAGAGCCAGCAAGCTTGTTGGGGTCTTCCCCTTCTTGAGCTGGTCCTGGATCATCGTCTCCAGCTCTTCACAAAAGGCCTGCAAAGATGCCGAAGGTCATTTAAGGGCGGGACATAAAGCTGGGCATTCAGTGGGTAATCAGTTTCATCAGGATCACACCAGACATTCGTATTTTTAACAGACTGGATCAGCAACAGCTCCGAAAGAAGAAGTCCACAAACCGGACTCTGAAGGATCATGGAGACTCTCTTCTTCTGCTCCATCATGTTGAAGTCCTGCCGCAGGTCAGGCGCCATGTTTCTCTCCCTCTGGTACTCCGGACTGCTCTCATCCACCCGGTCAAAGTACCGCTCCTTGTGCGGGGCTGTGGTGGGAGGGGGAGCCGTCACCACCCCGGGACCTGACTCTCCGTTCATCCTGGGCCGACCTCCTACAATACAACAAACCTTTATTGATCCACATGGaaacgacaaaa
Proteins encoded in this region:
- the add1 gene encoding alpha-adducin isoform X12 yields the protein MNGESGPGVVTAPPPTTAPHKERYFDRVDESSPEYQRERNMAPDLRQDFNMMEQKKRVSMILQSPAFCEELETMIQDQLKKGKTPTSLLALQQIADFMTTSMPSMYPAAPQGGMAALNMSLGMVTPVNDLRGSDSISCEKGEKLLRCKLAAFYRLADLFGWSELIYNHLTVRVNSDQERFLIAPFGLLYSEVTASSLVKINLQGEIVDRGSTNLGVNQAGFTLHSAIYAARPDVKCIVHIHTAAGAAVSAMKCGLLPISPEALSLGEVAYHDYHGILVDDEETTLIQKNIGPKSKVLILRNHGLVSVGETVEEAFHYIHNLVTACEIQVRTLASAGGPDNLVMLDPAKYKLRPNVPEPASDGSSTHPKWLIGEQEFEALMRMLDNLGYRTGYPYRCPALRDKGKKYSDGELAHGGYSYGEDSDSGARSPLKHSFQRGQRDKTRWLNAGGRPDEPYEDGPDGCSPKSKPKWSKEDGLRQAAVANQFIPMNTNPKEVLEMRNKIREQNLQDIKTAGPQSQVLCASSVGERTFNQGELVTASKAIIEKEYQPKVIISKQGPNPFTKLTDQELEEYRREVEQKHKGGEDPEQVECEEEKGSKPTSTPPSTPIRAEEESLPEQTFKDEESDAATLRQTLPDLTPDDPSDAPALPAEDPAAAPAATAADAAEGEGPAEAEDQEGEESPSKSPSKKKKKFRTPSFLKKNKKKTEP
- the add1 gene encoding alpha-adducin isoform X17, with protein sequence MNGESGPGVVTAPPPTTAPHKERYFDRVDESSPEYQRERNMAPDLRQDFNMMEQKKRVSMILQSPAFCEELETMIQDQLKKGKTPTSLLALQQIADFMTTSMPSMYPAAPQGGMAALNMSLGMVTPVNDLRGSDSISCEKGEKLLRCKLAAFYRLADLFGWSELIYNHLTVRVNSDQERFLIAPFGLLYSEVTASSLVKINLQGEIVDRGSTNLGVNQAGFTLHSAIYAARPDVKCIVHIHTAAGAAVSAMKCGLLPISPEALSLGEVAYHDYHGILVDDEETTLIQKNIGPKSKVLILRNHGLVSVGETVEEAFHYIHNLVTACEIQVRTLASAGGPDNLVMLDPAKYKLRPNVPEPASDGSSTHPKWLIGEQEFEALMRMLDNLGYRTGYPYRCPALRDKGKKYSDGELAHGGYSYGEDSDSGARSPLKHSFQRGQRDKTRWLNAGGRPDEPYEDGPDGCSPKSKPKWSKEDGLRQAAVANQFIPMNTNPKEVLEMRNKIREQNLQDIKTAGPQSQVLCASSVGERTFNQDAPLSDCTDTIDGLHESGGSYNPAKSFRKGELVTASKAIIEKEYQPKVIISKQGPNPFTKLTDQELEEYRREVEQKHKGGEARRQQDCREGSACPEPQLSTQSPSLEKARPPAPTPASQQSSPSEGVSGGPPLADSAGTVADDVFSTADEAPPAPESPHKEFYSAVVRALSMDSSVVKAGEADPEQVECEEEKGSKPTSTPPSTPIRAEEGDGNAKEYLLP
- the add1 gene encoding alpha-adducin isoform X10, yielding MNGESGPGVVTAPPPTTAPHKERYFDRVDESSPEYQRERNMAPDLRQDFNMMEQKKRVSMILQSPAFCEELETMIQDQLKKGKTPTSLLALQQIADFMTTSMPSMYPAAPQGGMAALNMSLGMVTPVNDLRGSDSISCEKGEKLLRCKLAAFYRLADLFGWSELIYNHLTVRVNSDQERFLIAPFGLLYSEVTASSLVKINLQGEIVDRGSTNLGVNQAGFTLHSAIYAARPDVKCIVHIHTAAGAAVSAMKCGLLPISPEALSLGEVAYHDYHGILVDDEETTLIQKNIGPKSKVLILRNHGLVSVGETVEEAFHYIHNLVTACEIQVRTLASAGGPDNLVMLDPAKYKLRPNVPEPASDGSSTHPKWLIGEQEFEALMRMLDNLGYRTGYPYRCPALRDKGKKYSDGELAHGGYSYGEDSDSGARSPLKHSFQRGQRDKTRWLNAGGRPDEPYEDGPDGCSPKSKPKVWTNITHDHVKPLLQSLSSGVCVPSCITNCLWSKEDGLRQAAVANQFIPMNTNPKEVLEMRNKIREQNLQDIKTAGPQSQVLCASSVGERTFNQDAPLSDCTDTIDGLHESGGSYNPAKSFRKGELVTASKAIIEKEYQPKVIISKQGPNPFTKLTDQELEEYRREVEQKHKGGEDPEQVECEEEKGSKPTSTPPSTPIRAEEESLPEQTFKDEESDAATLRQTLPDLTPDDPSDAPALPAEDPAAAPAATAADAAEGEGPAEAEDQEGEESPSKSPSKKKKKFRTPSFLKKNKKKTEP
- the add1 gene encoding alpha-adducin isoform X11; the encoded protein is MNGESGPGVVTAPPPTTAPHKERYFDRVDESSPEYQRERNMAPDLRQDFNMMEQKKRVSMILQSPAFCEELETMIQDQLKKGKTPTSLLALQQIADFMTTSMPSMYPAAPQGGMAALNMSLGMVTPVNDLRGSDSISCEKGEKLLRCKLAAFYRLADLFGWSELIYNHLTVRVNSDQERFLIAPFGLLYSEVTASSLVKINLQGEIVDRGSTNLGVNQAGFTLHSAIYAARPDVKCIVHIHTAAGAAVSAMKCGLLPISPEALSLGEVAYHDYHGILVDDEETTLIQKNIGPKSKVLILRNHGLVSVGETVEEAFHYIHNLVTACEIQVRTLASAGGPDNLVMLDPAKYKLRPNVPEPASDGSSTHPKWLIGEQEFEALMRMLDNLGYRTGYPYRCPALRDKGKKYSDGELAHGGYSYGEDSDSGARSPLKHSFQRGQRDKTRWLNAGGRPDEPYEDGPDGCSPKSKPKVWTNITHDHVKPLLQSLSSGVCVPSCITNCLWSKEDGLRQAAVANQFIPMNTNPKEVLEMRNKIREQNLQDIKTAGPQSQVLCASSVGERTFNQGELVTASKAIIEKEYQPKVIISKQGPNPFTKLTDQELEEYRREVEQKHKGGEDPEQVECEEEKGSKPTSTPPSTPIRAEEESLPEQTFKDEESDAATLRQTLPDLTPDDPSDAPALPAEDPAAAPAATAADAAEGEGPAEAEDQEGEESPSKSPSKKKKKFRTPSFLKKNKKKTEP
- the add1 gene encoding alpha-adducin isoform X16, with the protein product MNGESGPGVVTAPPPTTAPHKERYFDRVDESSPEYQRERNMAPDLRQDFNMMEQKKRVSMILQSPAFCEELETMIQDQLKKGKTPTSLLALQQIADFMTTSMPSMYPAAPQGGMAALNMSLGMVTPVNDLRGSDSISCEKGEKLLRCKLAAFYRLADLFGWSELIYNHLTVRVNSDQERFLIAPFGLLYSEVTASSLVKINLQGEIVDRGSTNLGVNQAGFTLHSAIYAARPDVKCIVHIHTAAGAAVSAMKCGLLPISPEALSLGEVAYHDYHGILVDDEETTLIQKNIGPKSKVLILRNHGLVSVGETVEEAFHYIHNLVTACEIQVRTLASAGGPDNLVMLDPAKYKLRPNVPEPASDGSSTHPKWLIGEQEFEALMRMLDNLGYRTGYPYRCPALRDKGKKYSDGELAHGGYSYGEDSDSGARSPLKHSFQRGQRDKTRWLNAGGRPDEPYEDGPDGCSPKSKPKVWTNITHDHVKPLLQSLSSGVCVPSCITNCLWSKEDGLRQAAVANQFIPMNTNPKEVLEMRNKIREQNLQDIKTAGPQSQVLCASSVGERTFNQGELVTASKAIIEKEYQPKVIISKQGPNPFTKLTDQELEEYRREVEQKHKGGEARRQQDCREGSACPEPQLSTQSPSLEKARPPAPTPASQQSSPSEGVSGGPPLADSAGTVADDVFSTADEAPPAPESPHKEFYSAVVRALSMDSSVVKAGEADPEQVECEEEKGSKPTSTPPSTPIRAEEGDGNAKEYLLP
- the add1 gene encoding alpha-adducin isoform X18, with protein sequence MNGESGPGVVTAPPPTTAPHKERYFDRVDESSPEYQRERNMAPDLRQDFNMMEQKKRVSMILQSPAFCEELETMIQDQLKKGKTPTSLLALQQIADFMTTSMPSMYPAAPQGGMAALNMSLGMVTPVNDLRGSDSISCEKGEKLLRCKLAAFYRLADLFGWSELIYNHLTVRVNSDQERFLIAPFGLLYSEVTASSLVKINLQGEIVDRGSTNLGVNQAGFTLHSAIYAARPDVKCIVHIHTAAGAAVSAMKCGLLPISPEALSLGEVAYHDYHGILVDDEETTLIQKNIGPKSKVLILRNHGLVSVGETVEEAFHYIHNLVTACEIQVRTLASAGGPDNLVMLDPAKYKLRPNVPEPASDGSSTHPKWLIGEQEFEALMRMLDNLGYRTGYPYRCPALRDKGKKYSDGELAHGGYSYGEDSDSGARSPLKHSFQRGQRDKTRWLNAGGRPDEPYEDGPDGCSPKSKPKWSKEDGLRQAAVANQFIPMNTNPKEVLEMRNKIREQNLQDIKTAGPQSQVLCASSVGERTFNQGELVTASKAIIEKEYQPKVIISKQGPNPFTKLTDQELEEYRREVEQKHKGGEARRQQDCREGSACPEPQLSTQSPSLEKARPPAPTPASQQSSPSEGVSGGPPLADSAGTVADDVFSTADEAPPAPESPHKEFYSAVVRALSMDSSVVKAGEADPEQVECEEEKGSKPTSTPPSTPIRAEEGDGNAKEYLLP
- the add1 gene encoding alpha-adducin isoform X13 → MNGESGPGVVTAPPPTTAPHKERYFDRVDESSPEYQRERNMAPDLRQDFNMMEQKKRVSMILQSPAFCEELETMIQDQLKKGKTPTSLLALQQIADFMTTSMPSMYPAAPQGGMAALNMSLGMVTPVNDLRGSDSISCEKGEKLLRCKLAAFYRLADLFGWSELIYNHLTVRVNSDQERFLIAPFGLLYSEVTASSLVKINLQGEIVDRGSTNLGVNQAGFTLHSAIYAARPDVKCIVHIHTAAGAAVSAMKCGLLPISPEALSLGEVAYHDYHGILVDDEETTLIQKNIGPKSKVLILRNHGLVSVGETVEEAFHYIHNLVTACEIQVRTLASAGGPDNLVMLDPAKYKLRPNVPEPASDGSSTHPKWLIGEQEFEALMRMLDNLGYRTGYPYRCPALRDKGKKYSDGELAHGGYSYGEDSDSGARSPLKHSFQRGQRDKTRWLNAGGRPDEPYEDGPDGCSPKSKPKVWTNITHDHVKPLLQSLSSGVCVPSCITNCLWSKEDGLRQAAVANQFIPMNTNPKEVLEMRNKIREQNLQDIKTAGPQSQVLCASSVGERTFNQDAPLSDCTDTIDGLHESGGSYNPAKSFRKGELVTASKAIIEKEYQPKVIISKQGPNPFTKLTDQELEEYRREVEQKHKGGEDPEQVECEEEKGSKPTSTPPSTPIRAEEDGSFSRVQMSKGTALVKLFLYK
- the add1 gene encoding alpha-adducin isoform X15 yields the protein MNGESGPGVVTAPPPTTAPHKERYFDRVDESSPEYQRERNMAPDLRQDFNMMEQKKRVSMILQSPAFCEELETMIQDQLKKGKTPTSLLALQQIADFMTTSMPSMYPAAPQGGMAALNMSLGMVTPVNDLRGSDSISCEKGEKLLRCKLAAFYRLADLFGWSELIYNHLTVRVNSDQERFLIAPFGLLYSEVTASSLVKINLQGEIVDRGSTNLGVNQAGFTLHSAIYAARPDVKCIVHIHTAAGAAVSAMKCGLLPISPEALSLGEVAYHDYHGILVDDEETTLIQKNIGPKSKVLILRNHGLVSVGETVEEAFHYIHNLVTACEIQVRTLASAGGPDNLVMLDPAKYKLRPNVPEPASDGSSTHPKWLIGEQEFEALMRMLDNLGYRTGYPYRCPALRDKGKKYSDGELAHGGYSYGEDSDSGARSPLKHSFQRGQRDKTRWLNAGGRPDEPYEDGPDGCSPKSKPKVWTNITHDHVKPLLQSLSSGVCVPSCITNCLWSKEDGLRQAAVANQFIPMNTNPKEVLEMRNKIREQNLQDIKTAGPQSQVLCASSVGERTFNQDAPLSDCTDTIDGLHESGGSYNPAKSFRKGELVTASKAIIEKEYQPKVIISKQGPNPFTKLTDQELEEYRREVEQKHKGGEDPEQVECEEEKGSKPTSTPPSTPIRAEEGDGNAKEYLLP
- the add1 gene encoding alpha-adducin isoform X14; the encoded protein is MNGESGPGVVTAPPPTTAPHKERYFDRVDESSPEYQRERNMAPDLRQDFNMMEQKKRVSMILQSPAFCEELETMIQDQLKKGKTPTSLLALQQIADFMTTSMPSMYPAAPQGGMAALNMSLGMVTPVNDLRGSDSISCEKGEKLLRCKLAAFYRLADLFGWSELIYNHLTVRVNSDQERFLIAPFGLLYSEVTASSLVKINLQGEIVDRGSTNLGVNQAGFTLHSAIYAARPDVKCIVHIHTAAGAAVSAMKCGLLPISPEALSLGEVAYHDYHGILVDDEETTLIQKNIGPKSKVLILRNHGLVSVGETVEEAFHYIHNLVTACEIQVRTLASAGGPDNLVMLDPAKYKLRPNVPEPASDGSSTHPKWLIGEQEFEALMRMLDNLGYRTGYPYRCPALRDKGKKYSDGELAHGGYSYGEDSDSGARSPLKHSFQRGQRDKTRWLNAGGRPDEPYEDGPDGCSPKSKPKVWTNITHDHVKPLLQSLSSGVCVPSCITNCLWSKEDGLRQAAVANQFIPMNTNPKEVLEMRNKIREQNLQDIKTAGPQSQVLCASSVGERTFNQDAPLSDCTDTIDGLHESGGSYNPAKSFRKGELVTASKAIIEKEYQPKVIISKQGPNPFTKLTDQELEEYRREVEQKHKGGEDPEQVECEEEKGSKPTSTPPSTPIRAEEDGSFSRIPARTNL